In a genomic window of Dyadobacter fermentans DSM 18053:
- a CDS encoding DsbA family oxidoreductase has product MKVEIWSDVMCPFCYIGKRRFESALAEFPQADQIQVEWKSFQLNPQMKTEPGRSINDYLAETKGWTPEYAQQVNDQVTNMAAEVGLEYNMDKAVLANSFDAHRFLQFAKTKGLGDAAEEQLFKAYFTDGRNTADHATLIELGTAIGLDAAELKAILEGTRFSEDVRRDIYEAQQVGARGVPFFVLDRKYAVSGAQHTETFLGALQQSFAEWEKANPKPLVNLADGANCIIDGQCD; this is encoded by the coding sequence ATGAAAGTCGAAATATGGAGTGATGTCATGTGCCCGTTTTGCTACATCGGCAAGCGGCGCTTTGAAAGTGCGCTGGCGGAGTTTCCGCAAGCGGACCAAATCCAGGTGGAGTGGAAAAGCTTCCAGCTGAACCCGCAAATGAAAACCGAACCGGGCCGGAGCATCAACGACTACCTGGCCGAAACAAAAGGCTGGACACCCGAATATGCCCAGCAGGTAAACGACCAGGTTACTAACATGGCCGCCGAAGTGGGCCTGGAATATAATATGGACAAGGCAGTGCTCGCCAACTCATTCGATGCCCACCGTTTTTTGCAGTTTGCCAAAACTAAAGGGCTCGGCGATGCCGCTGAGGAGCAATTGTTCAAAGCCTATTTTACCGATGGCCGCAACACGGCCGATCACGCCACGCTGATCGAACTCGGAACGGCCATCGGCCTGGACGCCGCAGAATTGAAGGCCATTCTCGAAGGCACGCGTTTCAGCGAGGATGTACGTCGGGACATTTACGAGGCACAGCAAGTAGGCGCACGCGGCGTCCCGTTTTTCGTGCTCGACCGCAAATATGCCGTTTCAGGGGCGCAACACACCGAAACATTCCTGGGCGCATTGCAGCAATCATTTGCAGAGTGGGAAAAAGCCAACCCCAAACCACTCGTAAACCTGGCCGACGGTGCAAACTGCATCATCGACGGGCAATGCGACTGA
- a CDS encoding DUF5686 and carboxypeptidase regulatory-like domain-containing protein: MRFLAFLLLFLAMQQLSRAGGLRGRITTKNGEALPYAGIAVKGTSNGTMANEEGEYEFSLSPGSYEIIFQYLGFKSISKTLTIGSDFTELNVTMEEQALSLQEATIGKAKEDPAYSIMRRAIAKARFHQLQVRGYTARVYSRSTGVATKIPFLLQKRLKKEGVQQGKAILNESVAEIKYRRPNNYSQRIISTRNSLDNSIPSPNEYILASLYSPEIAGTISPLSPKSFAYYKFEYEGYFEERGEVVNKIRVIPKAYGEGVFKGSLFILEDRWAIHSYDLQTTTSGLNISAKQLFSPVQGVWIPVNQQFKLNGSYLGFAGEFRYLVSLTYEKLDVDPGLREDIAIADHKKEDAPKVKGGKDLENLIQAQKEFSTKNFRKLTKQYEKQQKKEQKGQLGNDRLVRQDSIVIDSMANKRDTTYWQALRPIPLTKSEVSSYVTQDSIKVVKDSLRVKTKPDSTHFKPIHLALGNTYQLGNRNSFYFKSPLLSISYNSVEGNAINIITEWQKRWGKASYFSLRPLVRYSFGRKRLYGNLETNIGGRNWNLGLSGGEMASQINNRDPIPPLPNSIAARFFDRSLMKVYQKQFGRIQYSLRNIGDVLSLNASLDFEHRKELFNQESARPIIFWSQFGFTPNRPINRELDNTGFEDHRAWILDLTATLRPWRRYLIRNGEKRYLRSKGPAFSVNYKSGLGFLGDVDYSLLQGTIRQDLSLGPRSNLEYLVNAGGFMRARTMFFPDYQHFMGNEFFFQYVYPPDQFRMLPYYRYSTSKWFFQTHLTWTMQHFLLTRIQALRVTGISETLQLHYLRVPTMRNYSEAVYGLDNIMRIVRLEAVAQFHAGHFQGMGWRIGASFRFGR; the protein is encoded by the coding sequence ATGCGCTTTCTGGCATTCTTGCTGCTCTTTTTGGCCATGCAACAACTCTCCCGCGCAGGCGGGTTGCGGGGACGCATTACCACAAAAAATGGCGAAGCACTCCCCTACGCGGGCATCGCCGTGAAAGGCACCAGCAACGGCACCATGGCCAATGAGGAAGGCGAATACGAGTTTTCCCTCTCGCCCGGTAGTTACGAGATCATTTTCCAATACCTGGGTTTCAAAAGTATTTCCAAAACCCTCACCATCGGCTCCGATTTCACTGAGCTGAACGTGACCATGGAAGAGCAGGCACTCAGCTTGCAGGAAGCCACCATCGGCAAGGCCAAGGAAGACCCCGCTTACAGCATTATGCGCCGGGCCATTGCCAAAGCCCGCTTCCACCAGTTGCAAGTGCGTGGTTATACGGCCAGAGTGTATTCACGCAGCACCGGCGTCGCCACCAAAATCCCATTCCTTTTACAAAAAAGGCTGAAAAAAGAAGGCGTACAGCAAGGCAAGGCCATTCTCAACGAAAGCGTGGCGGAGATTAAGTACCGCCGTCCCAATAACTACAGCCAGCGCATTATCTCCACCCGCAACAGCCTCGACAACAGCATTCCTTCACCCAACGAATACATTCTCGCCAGTTTGTACAGTCCCGAGATCGCGGGCACCATTTCCCCGCTGTCGCCCAAGTCATTTGCCTATTATAAATTTGAGTACGAAGGCTATTTCGAAGAGCGGGGCGAGGTTGTGAATAAAATAAGGGTTATCCCGAAAGCTTATGGCGAAGGGGTTTTTAAGGGGAGTTTGTTTATTCTTGAAGACCGTTGGGCCATTCATAGCTACGATTTGCAAACTACTACCAGCGGTTTGAACATTTCTGCCAAGCAGCTGTTCAGTCCGGTGCAGGGTGTATGGATACCCGTGAACCAGCAATTTAAACTGAATGGCAGTTACCTTGGTTTCGCCGGGGAGTTCCGATACCTGGTTTCGCTCACATACGAAAAGCTGGACGTCGACCCCGGCTTACGCGAGGACATTGCCATCGCCGACCACAAAAAAGAGGATGCGCCAAAAGTTAAAGGCGGTAAAGACCTCGAAAACCTGATCCAGGCGCAAAAGGAATTCTCTACGAAAAACTTCCGCAAACTCACCAAACAATACGAAAAGCAGCAGAAAAAGGAACAAAAAGGCCAGTTAGGCAACGATCGGCTCGTGCGCCAGGATTCGATCGTGATCGATTCCATGGCCAACAAGCGCGACACGACCTACTGGCAGGCGCTCCGGCCCATTCCGCTCACGAAGTCGGAGGTTTCCAGCTACGTCACGCAGGATAGCATTAAGGTTGTCAAAGATTCGCTGCGTGTGAAAACGAAGCCCGATTCTACGCATTTCAAGCCCATTCACCTCGCTTTGGGCAACACCTATCAGCTGGGTAACCGCAATAGTTTTTATTTCAAAAGTCCGTTGCTTTCGATCAGCTATAACTCGGTGGAGGGTAATGCGATCAACATCATTACCGAGTGGCAGAAGCGCTGGGGAAAAGCGTCGTATTTCAGTCTGCGGCCGCTGGTGCGCTACTCGTTCGGGCGGAAACGGTTGTATGGGAACCTGGAAACGAACATTGGCGGCAGAAACTGGAATCTCGGACTGTCGGGCGGGGAAATGGCCTCGCAGATTAACAACCGCGACCCTATTCCCCCTCTCCCGAACAGCATTGCCGCGCGGTTTTTCGATCGCAGTTTGATGAAGGTTTATCAAAAACAATTCGGCCGCATTCAATACTCGCTCCGCAACATCGGCGATGTGCTCAGCCTGAACGCCAGTCTGGACTTCGAGCACCGGAAAGAGCTTTTTAACCAGGAAAGCGCCCGGCCGATCATATTCTGGAGCCAATTCGGATTTACGCCAAACAGGCCGATCAACCGGGAACTGGACAACACCGGCTTTGAGGACCACCGGGCATGGATTCTAGATCTTACCGCTACATTGCGCCCTTGGAGGAGATACCTGATCCGAAATGGGGAGAAACGCTATTTGAGAAGCAAAGGCCCGGCATTCAGCGTGAATTATAAAAGCGGATTGGGCTTCCTCGGCGATGTGGATTATTCGCTCTTGCAAGGCACCATCCGGCAGGACCTGAGTCTCGGCCCGAGGAGCAACCTCGAATACCTGGTAAATGCAGGAGGTTTTATGCGGGCCAGAACGATGTTTTTCCCCGATTACCAGCACTTTATGGGGAATGAATTCTTCTTTCAATACGTCTATCCACCCGACCAGTTCCGGATGCTACCCTACTACCGTTACAGCACCTCGAAATGGTTTTTCCAAACGCATTTAACCTGGACAATGCAGCATTTCCTGCTCACACGCATTCAGGCCTTGCGCGTAACGGGCATTTCCGAAACGTTGCAGCTGCATTACCTGCGCGTGCCCACGATGCGGAATTATTCGGAAGCCGTTTATGGGCTTGATAATATCATGCGGATCGTCCGTTTGGAGGCCGTTGCGCAATTCCACGCCGGGCATTTCCAGGGCATGGGATGGCGCATCGGTGCCTCCTTTCGGTTCGGACGGTAA
- a CDS encoding M1 family metallopeptidase encodes MKFKLSVLLLVALAFQVSAQSDRWQQRAKYQMEIDFDAVNHRYKGIQKLVYTNNSPDTLQKVFYHLYLNAFQPGSQMDVRSRSISDPDPRVKDRISKLSPSEIGYEKVLSLKQNGKALKYEVVGTILEVTLNEKILPKSQHTFDMEFEAQVPLQIRRTGRANAEGIDYSMAQWYPKMSEYDYEGWHANPYIAREFHGIWGDFDVKITMDAAYTIAGTGYLQNPDKIGHGYSTKNVSHKPGDRLTWHFVAPEVHDFMWAADRDYQHDVVKVDDKLDLHFFYQTDTLANVWKQMQPLAVRAFKIMNEQFGRYPYKQYSVIQGGDGGMEYPMATLITGRLNLHALTSVTVHESIHSWFQGLLATNESKYPWMDEGFTTYAQNIVMAELFPAKGDPQRNSTNSYRALVKSGAEEPLTTHADHYNTNKAYSVASYNKGAVFLNQLNYIMGKEAFQRGMKRYFNEWKFKHPNPTDLKRIMEKESGLELDWFWENFVGTTKTIDYSIREVVANAGKTDVVLERIGQMPMPLDVVVSYKDGTQENFYIPLEIMRGEKNEKWYSKTTQLADWGWTYPEYSFTIDRNVADIQMIVIDPSQRLADLDLDNNVWPPTASKTTPRFKAAKVK; translated from the coding sequence ATGAAATTTAAATTATCAGTGCTTTTGCTGGTCGCGCTTGCGTTTCAGGTTTCAGCACAAAGTGACCGTTGGCAACAGCGCGCGAAGTATCAGATGGAGATCGACTTTGACGCCGTCAATCATCGGTACAAAGGCATCCAAAAGCTCGTTTACACCAACAATTCCCCGGATACACTTCAAAAGGTATTTTACCATTTATACCTCAATGCATTCCAGCCCGGCAGTCAGATGGACGTTCGTTCGCGCTCGATCAGCGACCCTGATCCGCGGGTGAAGGACCGTATTTCCAAGCTATCGCCTTCCGAAATCGGTTATGAAAAGGTGCTTTCATTGAAACAAAATGGCAAAGCACTCAAATACGAAGTGGTTGGGACTATCCTCGAAGTGACGCTGAACGAGAAGATTCTTCCAAAATCGCAGCATACATTCGATATGGAGTTTGAAGCGCAGGTACCGTTGCAAATCCGCCGCACAGGCCGGGCCAATGCCGAGGGGATCGACTATTCGATGGCGCAGTGGTATCCCAAAATGTCGGAATACGATTACGAAGGATGGCATGCGAACCCTTACATTGCCCGCGAATTTCATGGGATTTGGGGCGACTTTGATGTGAAAATCACCATGGACGCAGCCTACACGATCGCGGGGACTGGCTATTTGCAGAATCCCGATAAGATCGGCCACGGCTATTCAACTAAAAATGTATCCCACAAACCGGGTGACCGCCTTACCTGGCATTTTGTTGCGCCGGAAGTGCACGACTTCATGTGGGCCGCCGACCGCGATTATCAGCACGACGTTGTGAAAGTGGACGATAAGCTAGACCTGCATTTCTTTTACCAAACCGACACGCTGGCTAATGTGTGGAAACAAATGCAGCCACTGGCAGTGCGTGCTTTCAAGATCATGAATGAGCAGTTCGGGCGTTATCCTTACAAGCAATACTCGGTGATCCAGGGCGGCGACGGCGGTATGGAATATCCGATGGCTACGCTTATCACCGGCCGCCTGAACCTCCATGCATTGACGAGCGTGACGGTGCATGAGTCAATTCACAGCTGGTTCCAGGGCCTTTTGGCGACCAACGAATCGAAATACCCCTGGATGGACGAAGGCTTCACGACTTATGCGCAAAATATCGTGATGGCGGAGCTCTTCCCTGCCAAGGGCGACCCGCAGCGCAATTCGACCAACAGCTACCGCGCGCTCGTTAAGTCGGGTGCGGAAGAGCCGCTTACGACGCACGCCGATCATTATAATACCAACAAGGCATACAGCGTGGCGAGCTACAACAAAGGGGCCGTTTTCCTGAACCAGCTCAATTATATCATGGGGAAGGAAGCATTCCAGCGCGGCATGAAGCGGTATTTCAATGAATGGAAGTTCAAGCATCCCAACCCGACGGATTTGAAGCGCATTATGGAAAAGGAGTCGGGCCTGGAACTCGACTGGTTTTGGGAGAATTTTGTAGGGACTACCAAAACGATCGATTACAGCATCCGCGAAGTAGTGGCTAATGCCGGTAAAACCGATGTGGTGCTGGAAAGAATCGGCCAGATGCCTATGCCGCTGGATGTAGTGGTGAGCTACAAGGACGGCACGCAGGAAAATTTTTACATACCGCTTGAAATCATGCGGGGTGAAAAGAATGAAAAATGGTATTCCAAAACCACGCAATTGGCCGATTGGGGCTGGACTTACCCTGAGTATTCCTTCACGATAGACCGGAATGTGGCCGACATTCAAATGATCGTAATCGACCCAAGCCAGCGCCTGGCCGACCTCGATCTCGACAATAATGTATGGCCGCCGACGGCTTCGAAAACCACGCCGCGTTTCAAGGCTGCGAAAGTGAAATAA
- a CDS encoding DUF1328 family protein translates to MLRWTVIFLVIAIIAGILGFGGIAAGAAGIAKILFFVFLVLFVLSLLSRGVGRS, encoded by the coding sequence ATGCTTAGATGGACCGTAATATTTCTCGTAATCGCTATCATTGCCGGTATCCTTGGATTCGGTGGAATAGCAGCAGGCGCAGCCGGAATCGCTAAAATTCTTTTCTTCGTATTCCTCGTCCTTTTTGTGTTAAGCTTATTAAGCCGCGGCGTCGGGCGATCCTGA
- the guaA gene encoding glutamine-hydrolyzing GMP synthase: MTEQILILDFGSQYTQLIARRVRELNVYCEIHPYNNFPELTPNVKGVILSGSPCSVRDEDSPRVDLNKFRKTLPLLGVCYGAQLLAQELGGDVKPSQHREYGRAKLELGDPDSSLLAGLSESSQVWMSHGDTIMRAPQNFHVIASTESVKVAAFKVEDELTYGIQFHPEVTHTTEGKKLLHNFVVNICGCKQDWTSESFVEHTIEQLRKKLGNDKVVMALSGGVDSTVAATLVHHAIGQNLYCIFVDNGLLRKDEFEQVLHSYQDMGLNIKGVDSKSHFYQQLDGLSDPEAKRKAIGKSFIDIFDQEAHLIEDVKWLGQGTIYPDVIESVSVKGPSATIKSHHNVGGLPDFMKLKVVEPLNTLFKDEVRAVGRTLGIDEKILSRHPFPGPGLAIRILGDITEEKVAILQEVDAIFIGGLRKWDLYKDVWQAGAMLLPVQSVGVMGDERTYERVVALRAVTSVDGMTADWAHLPYDFLAEVSNDIINKVKGVNRVVYDISSKPPATIEWE, translated from the coding sequence ATGACTGAACAAATTCTGATTTTAGATTTTGGCTCACAGTACACCCAGTTAATTGCACGGAGAGTTCGCGAACTGAATGTTTATTGTGAAATCCACCCATACAACAATTTCCCCGAACTCACTCCCAACGTCAAAGGTGTCATTCTCTCAGGAAGCCCCTGTTCTGTAAGGGACGAAGATTCTCCCCGGGTAGATCTCAACAAATTTCGCAAAACATTGCCCCTGCTCGGCGTATGCTATGGCGCACAGTTGCTCGCACAGGAGCTGGGCGGCGATGTGAAACCTTCGCAGCACCGTGAATATGGCCGCGCGAAGCTGGAACTCGGCGATCCGGACTCGTCGCTGCTGGCAGGCTTGTCGGAATCATCGCAGGTGTGGATGTCGCATGGTGATACTATTATGCGCGCGCCGCAGAATTTCCACGTGATCGCTTCTACGGAGTCCGTGAAAGTGGCTGCATTTAAAGTGGAGGACGAATTAACCTACGGTATTCAGTTCCACCCCGAGGTAACGCACACAACGGAAGGTAAAAAGCTGCTGCACAATTTTGTAGTGAACATTTGCGGTTGCAAGCAGGACTGGACTTCCGAGTCGTTCGTAGAGCATACGATCGAGCAGCTTCGCAAGAAATTGGGTAACGACAAGGTCGTAATGGCACTTTCGGGTGGCGTAGATTCCACGGTGGCTGCTACGCTGGTACACCACGCGATCGGTCAGAATTTGTATTGTATTTTCGTAGATAACGGTCTGCTGCGTAAGGATGAGTTTGAGCAAGTGCTGCATTCTTACCAGGACATGGGCCTCAATATCAAAGGTGTAGATTCTAAATCACACTTTTACCAGCAACTCGACGGCCTGAGCGATCCGGAAGCGAAACGCAAGGCGATCGGCAAGTCGTTCATCGATATTTTCGATCAGGAAGCGCATTTGATCGAGGACGTGAAATGGCTTGGACAGGGTACTATTTACCCCGACGTGATCGAATCCGTTTCCGTCAAAGGACCTTCGGCGACCATCAAGTCACACCACAACGTGGGTGGTTTGCCCGATTTCATGAAACTGAAAGTCGTGGAGCCGCTGAATACATTGTTTAAAGATGAAGTAAGGGCGGTTGGACGTACACTGGGTATCGACGAGAAGATCCTTAGCCGCCACCCGTTCCCGGGACCAGGCCTGGCGATCCGCATTTTAGGAGACATTACGGAGGAAAAAGTAGCGATTTTGCAGGAGGTAGACGCGATATTTATCGGCGGCCTCCGCAAATGGGACCTTTACAAAGACGTTTGGCAGGCAGGCGCAATGCTCCTTCCCGTGCAGAGCGTGGGCGTAATGGGCGACGAGCGCACGTATGAGCGCGTGGTAGCCCTGCGCGCGGTAACTTCGGTGGACGGTATGACCGCCGACTGGGCGCATTTGCCCTATGATTTCCTCGCGGAAGTTTCCAACGACATTATCAACAAGGTGAAAGGGGTGAACAGGGTCGTTTACGACATTTCTTCCAAACCGCCTGCAACCATTGAATGGGAATAA
- a CDS encoding outer membrane beta-barrel protein, with product MKSKLSLLLVIFTFYNTLVIGQTASGKIEGAVVDEKLAALPFASIVLTNINDTTSAIGVTADENGSFSFDKVTNGSYIVAVSMVGYQKAVSEVFTITNNFIRIPTLQLASTPQNLSEVTISAKKPFIEQQIDKTVINVASSITSTGSSVLQVLEKSPGITVNAHQEEIELAGKSTPLILIDGRPTYLSQADLFMLLKNTPSENIEKIELITNPSSKYDASGNSGIINIIFKKGSRPGTNGSVTMSGSVITHGYGRGDIIGNVNHGVGKINLFASLNGMEGKGFSKTIYDRIITNGSDQTRFDQVYGNIHWVKNYGYRVGIDYNISKSTSVGAKVNGAFNEVHTLSRYSDTKLYDAQLTLKQSYYTTAATRNAQNNFNANFNLRHSTKKGMEITFDTDYLSYIGKRINSLTTSFFKPDGSQDGPPEAVRNTMPLLIRIGVTKLDFVKKFEKFSFEGGLKSSLVKADNEMLYESLENQWFVDSLRSDRFIYKENINAAYLSFQGPLTSRTTLQLGLRLEHTRLSGYSVTLKKRNDQNYVRPFPTLFLSHELNATNLLTCSYGYRIDRPNYQLLNPFESYLDPYTTLRGNPVLKPQFTHNIQLTHLLRGYITTTLAYSVVRDLIVKEYPYIVTEEQKMYLTPENMRFQRNLNVTISAPISILPWWIMQVNLSGQMNRYRAYYKYEVFNVRQSNFTFALTNALNLGKDWTAEVSGSYFSRRIYGLIQSRPSGFINFGVQKSFLHNRMFLKFAGQDIFWTNKFVGSTKFADMNFTVTSLGVSQVFTISFSYKFGNSNISKEKPSNNHVEELQKRASGGI from the coding sequence ATGAAATCTAAATTGTCACTCCTATTGGTGATTTTCACCTTTTACAACACATTGGTTATCGGCCAAACAGCTTCCGGCAAGATTGAAGGTGCTGTCGTGGATGAGAAATTGGCGGCATTGCCATTCGCCAGCATCGTATTAACAAACATCAATGACACGACATCAGCGATTGGAGTAACGGCCGATGAAAATGGCAGTTTTAGTTTCGACAAAGTCACAAATGGGTCATACATCGTTGCCGTCTCTATGGTGGGCTACCAGAAGGCTGTTAGTGAGGTTTTTACGATTACAAACAACTTCATCCGGATACCAACGCTACAACTGGCAAGCACACCGCAAAATCTCTCCGAGGTTACCATATCCGCGAAAAAACCGTTTATCGAACAGCAGATTGATAAAACAGTGATCAATGTTGCAAGCAGCATCACGTCTACCGGAAGTTCCGTTTTGCAGGTATTGGAAAAATCGCCGGGCATAACCGTAAACGCACATCAGGAGGAAATCGAGCTGGCGGGCAAATCGACGCCCCTGATACTGATTGATGGACGACCTACCTATCTGTCACAAGCCGACCTTTTTATGCTCCTAAAAAATACACCGAGCGAAAACATCGAGAAAATTGAGCTCATAACCAATCCTTCCTCGAAATATGACGCGTCAGGAAATTCGGGCATCATCAACATTATTTTCAAAAAGGGAAGCCGGCCCGGAACGAATGGCAGCGTCACGATGTCCGGTAGCGTCATAACTCATGGCTATGGTCGGGGTGATATTATCGGCAACGTCAATCACGGCGTAGGGAAGATTAACTTATTTGCTTCACTAAACGGAATGGAGGGAAAAGGATTCAGCAAGACTATTTATGACCGAATCATTACTAATGGATCTGACCAGACACGCTTTGATCAGGTTTATGGGAATATCCATTGGGTGAAAAATTACGGCTATCGAGTCGGGATAGATTATAATATCAGTAAAAGCACTAGTGTCGGCGCCAAAGTTAATGGCGCATTTAACGAAGTCCACACTTTGTCCCGATACTCAGATACTAAATTGTACGATGCGCAATTAACACTTAAACAAAGTTACTATACAACCGCAGCTACCAGGAATGCGCAGAATAATTTCAATGCTAATTTTAACCTAAGACATTCGACAAAAAAGGGCATGGAAATAACTTTTGACACGGATTACCTGTCTTACATTGGAAAGCGTATCAACTCACTCACAACTAGTTTCTTCAAGCCCGATGGCAGTCAGGACGGCCCGCCGGAAGCAGTCAGAAACACGATGCCTCTTCTTATCAGGATTGGAGTTACCAAACTGGATTTTGTCAAAAAATTTGAAAAGTTTTCGTTTGAAGGTGGACTGAAATCAAGCCTTGTCAAAGCCGATAATGAAATGCTTTATGAAAGCCTTGAAAACCAGTGGTTCGTCGATAGTCTTCGCTCGGATCGTTTCATTTATAAGGAAAACATCAACGCCGCTTATTTGTCTTTTCAGGGACCACTTACATCCCGCACCACATTGCAACTCGGCTTGCGATTGGAGCACACCAGATTATCAGGATATTCGGTGACATTGAAAAAACGAAATGATCAAAATTACGTCCGACCGTTCCCGACCCTCTTTTTATCACATGAGCTCAATGCAACCAACCTGCTGACCTGCTCTTACGGCTACCGCATTGACCGGCCCAACTACCAGCTACTTAATCCTTTCGAAAGCTACCTCGACCCGTACACTACCCTGCGCGGAAACCCTGTTTTGAAGCCACAGTTTACTCATAACATCCAACTCACGCATTTGCTACGCGGTTACATAACTACCACGCTCGCCTACTCAGTAGTCAGAGATCTGATTGTTAAGGAGTATCCCTATATCGTAACGGAAGAGCAGAAAATGTATCTGACACCTGAGAATATGCGCTTTCAACGAAATCTGAATGTGACGATATCCGCACCAATATCCATACTACCCTGGTGGATCATGCAGGTAAATTTATCTGGGCAGATGAATCGGTATCGTGCGTACTATAAATATGAAGTGTTTAATGTTAGGCAATCTAACTTCACATTTGCGCTAACTAATGCCTTGAACTTAGGTAAAGACTGGACGGCTGAGGTTTCAGGAAGCTATTTCAGCCGACGCATTTATGGACTTATTCAAAGTCGCCCCTCCGGCTTCATCAACTTCGGCGTCCAAAAGTCTTTTCTGCATAACCGCATGTTCTTGAAATTTGCAGGCCAGGACATCTTTTGGACAAACAAATTTGTAGGTTCCACAAAGTTTGCCGACATGAATTTCACCGTTACGTCACTAGGGGTAAGCCAAGTCTTCACAATTTCTTTTTCCTACAAATTCGGAAACTCGAACATTTCCAAAGAAAAACCTTCTAACAACCATGTAGAAGAGCTGCAAAAAAGAGCATCCGGTGGCATATAG